In the genome of Mycoplasmoides pirum ATCC 25960, the window TTTAAAATTAAAGATAATTTATTAACTGTAGATGCAAACAATACTGATGGCAAATTAACAATTACTTACACTGTAACAAAAGAAGGAATTGAAATTAGCAATAGTACTTCTCCAAAAGAAATTTCTGGTTTCTTAAAAATTGATAATTTTAAAAATGATTTTATTAAACAAATTAATGAATTAATTTCAAATGATTTTGCTAATTTGTTAAATAATGAAAATGATAAAAGTATTGAAAATATAAACATTAAATTAAAAGAATTTTTTAATGATAAATCAAGTGAAGAAAATTTTTCGATTATCGAATTATCAGCAGAAGAAAAAGAAAATGACATATTAATAACATGAAAATTTTCAAAATATGAGATAGAAATTTTAGGTTCACAAGAAATGCCAAATTTTGATAGTATTGTTCCACCTAATGGTCAACCATCTCAACCAAATATTTTAACATTTAAAATTTAATTGATAAAATAAAAAACAATAATTTCGATAAAGATATAAAGTTAATTAAGAAATACAAATCTTAAAACTTTATATCTTTTTTGATTTAAATTTTAATTTAATGAAAAACTGCAAATTAAACAAATTATTTGCACAAAAATTTAATTATTTATGTATAATTTGAAAGGTTTTAAAACTTACATTTTATACACCAGAAAAAGTTGTTAATTTTTGGAGGACTCATGGCAACAATTTCACAACTTATTCGTAAACCTAGAAAACGAAAAGTAAAAAAATCAAAATCACCAGCTTTATTAGTTAATTTGAATACTTTAGAAAAAAAAGTTACTACAGTTAATTCACCATTAAAAAGAGGAGTTTGTACTCGTGTAGGAACAATGACTCCTAAAAAACCAAATTCAGCTCTACGTAAATATGCCAAAGTTAAATTGACTAATGGTTTTGAAGTATTGGCTTATATCCCTGGTGAAGGACATAATTTACAAGAACACTCAGTTGTTTTATTACGTGGTGGTCGTGTTAAAGATTTACCTGGTGTACGTTACCATATTGTTCGTGGAACTTTAGATACTCAAGGTGTTGAAAAAAGAAGACAACAACGCTCAGCTTATGGTGCAAAACGTCCTAAAGAAACTGCTGCTAAAAAATAGATTAACATAAAGGAATAAAATAATGCGAAAGAATCAAGCTAAAAAACGAACTATTTTACCTGACCCTGTATTTAATTCACCTTTAGTTACTCGTGCAATTAATACAGTTATGTATTCCGGAAAAAAAGGTCAAGCACAAAAAATTATTTATGGAGCTTTTAATATTATTAAAGATAAAACTCAAAAAGATCCTTTAGAAATATTTAACAAGGCCTTAGAAAATGTAATGCCACGTTTAGAACTTAAAGTTCGAAGAAT includes:
- the rpsL gene encoding 30S ribosomal protein S12, whose protein sequence is MATISQLIRKPRKRKVKKSKSPALLVNLNTLEKKVTTVNSPLKRGVCTRVGTMTPKKPNSALRKYAKVKLTNGFEVLAYIPGEGHNLQEHSVVLLRGGRVKDLPGVRYHIVRGTLDTQGVEKRRQQRSAYGAKRPKETAAKK
- the rpsG gene encoding 30S ribosomal protein S7 codes for the protein MRKNQAKKRTILPDPVFNSPLVTRAINTVMYSGKKGQAQKIIYGAFNIIKDKTQKDPLEIFNKALENVMPRLELKVRRIAGANYQVPTEVSPDRKIALGLRWIVMYSRLRHEKTMLEKIANELIDASNNVGASVKKRDDTHKMAEANKAFAHMRW